In Erpetoichthys calabaricus chromosome 4, fErpCal1.3, whole genome shotgun sequence, one genomic interval encodes:
- the LOC114641286 gene encoding olfactory receptor 10A6-like: MLLFVGFLVLLLITLTTNLFFILLVSLDHRLHTPMYFFLCNVSLLDILIAISITPKLLAVFTGYNKINFSSCFVQLYFIISFGGTENFLFAAMAYDRYIAVVKPLHYNVIINTKKCFLILAVTWILGFLVPAANTILASFLPYCASNKIMHCYCDYPAVVSLSCAEVTTQEDGLFGLALIVNYVPLIYVLWSYIKILLSVLRLNTRESRTKAFSMCSSHMVLVSICYVFGFIVYAEFKMEGFSYERRIFVGSLTYLLLPMVNPLIYSLRNEKIKEAAKKHVNFFVICQKI; this comes from the coding sequence ATGCTTCTCTTTGTCGGCTTCCTTGTTCTGCTGTTAATCACATTAACTACTAACCTCTTCTTCATTCTTTTGGTCTCACTGGACCACAGGCTGCACACCcccatgtatttttttctttgtaatgtaTCCCTTTTAGACATTCTGATAGCAATTTCAATTACACCAAAACTTCTTGCTGTCTTTACTGGGTATAACAAGATTAACTTTTCCAGCTGCTTTGtgcaattgtattttattatttcttttggaGGTACAGAAAACTTCTTATTTGCAGCGATGGCGTATGACCGATATATTGCTGTAGTGAAACCCCTACATTATAATGTGATCATAAATACTAAAAAATGTTTCCTAATACTGGCAGTCACCTGGATACTAGGCTTTTTGGTCCCAGCGGCTAACACCATATTAGCTTCATTTCTGCCGTATTGTGCTTCTAATAAAATCATGCACTGTTACTGTGACTATCCAGCTGTAGTTTCCCTCTCTTGTGCTGAAGTTACCACTCAAGAAGACGGATTATTTGGGTTAGCGCTTATTGTTAACTACGTGCCCCTGATTTATGTATTGTGGAGCTATATTAAAATTCTGCTCTCTGTTCTACGGCTAAACACAAGAGAAAGTCGAACAAAAGCCTTCTCAATGTGCTCTTCACATATGGTTTTGGTGTCAATATGCTATGTTTTTGGTTTTATTGTATATGCAGAGTTTAAAATGGAAGGCTTCTCGTACGAAAGACGCATTTTTGTTGGGAGCTTAACTTATCTTCTGCTTCCAATGGTGAACCCTCtgatttacagtttaagaaatgaaaagataaaagaagctgctaaAAAACATGTcaacttttttgtcatttgtcaAAAGATATAG